Proteins from a single region of Verrucomicrobiia bacterium:
- a CDS encoding O-antigen ligase family protein: MRRVPATGTAPIHTRWFVVGLLVHVGLGVAGKSSALVSGGHALLTLGVGLFWAFTDRRPFRLAAWAAYVVGMEIFWRMTKAPVPWEFGKYALAFVLVIAGSRMPGGRSSWLPWAYFGLLLPGVVPTFINFSPQFASETIRFYLSGPLSLAVCGWYFSRLRMDESSLQRLQVWLVLGVVTIATIVLMGVRELDTSDFSGGSAVHASGGYGPNQVSSILSLGAICAVLLSLQLRRAGLLPYLLAAVAVWFLAHAVLSFSRTGLYLFAGSLMGAAPLLPLRRWLTARNGMLGAALVVIGLGIWGYLVNFTGGRIVERFMNTDSTGRDRLVMQDLRLWMENPVFGGGIAVARMERGTASHTEYTRLLSEHGLLGLAAGGFLAAIGWVAWRARGQPYIRSSLVAGYLWGMLFMAVTAMRTATPGFLIGMALARHEGQPRPRRIHSVGHTRKAHAHAQRRDEGDPVQDHRVVTLG; encoded by the coding sequence GTGCGTCGAGTGCCGGCGACGGGGACGGCTCCGATCCACACACGGTGGTTCGTGGTCGGCTTGCTGGTGCATGTGGGGTTGGGCGTGGCGGGCAAGTCGAGTGCGCTGGTGTCCGGGGGGCACGCGTTGCTGACGCTTGGGGTGGGCCTTTTCTGGGCTTTTACGGATCGTCGGCCCTTCCGATTGGCGGCTTGGGCAGCTTATGTGGTGGGGATGGAGATATTCTGGCGAATGACCAAGGCCCCCGTCCCGTGGGAATTCGGAAAGTACGCCCTGGCGTTCGTGTTGGTCATCGCTGGATCAAGAATGCCCGGTGGGCGGTCGTCCTGGCTGCCTTGGGCATACTTTGGGCTGCTGCTGCCCGGGGTCGTGCCCACCTTCATCAATTTTTCTCCGCAGTTTGCCAGTGAAACAATCCGATTCTACCTCTCCGGACCGCTAAGCCTGGCGGTCTGCGGTTGGTACTTCAGCCGGCTTAGGATGGATGAATCATCCCTGCAGCGCTTGCAGGTCTGGCTGGTATTAGGGGTGGTTACCATCGCGACCATCGTGCTCATGGGCGTCCGCGAGTTGGATACCTCAGACTTCTCGGGAGGATCCGCGGTGCATGCGTCCGGGGGTTACGGGCCGAACCAGGTTTCCAGCATCCTCTCCCTGGGGGCGATCTGCGCGGTATTGCTTTCGTTACAGTTGCGGCGGGCCGGTCTGCTCCCCTATCTGCTCGCCGCGGTCGCAGTCTGGTTTCTGGCGCACGCGGTGTTGTCCTTTTCGCGTACCGGGCTGTATCTCTTCGCCGGATCCCTGATGGGAGCGGCTCCGTTGTTGCCCCTGCGTCGATGGCTGACGGCGCGCAATGGGATGCTGGGGGCGGCGTTGGTGGTCATCGGGCTGGGAATCTGGGGATACCTGGTGAACTTCACGGGTGGAAGGATCGTGGAGCGGTTTATGAATACCGATTCGACCGGTCGCGATCGGTTGGTGATGCAGGATTTGAGGTTGTGGATGGAGAACCCCGTGTTCGGTGGCGGGATCGCCGTCGCACGAATGGAGCGGGGCACGGCATCCCACACGGAGTACACCCGGCTGTTGTCGGAGCACGGCCTGCTTGGGTTGGCTGCTGGGGGGTTCCTGGCCGCAATCGGATGGGTCGCATGGCGTGCCCGTGGGCAACCCTACATCCGATCCAGCCTGGTGGCGGGCTACCTGTGGGGAATGCTGTTCATGGCGGTCACCGCCATGCGGACGGCCACGCCGGGATTCCTGATTGGTATGGCACTGGCAAGGCACGAGGGGCAGCCTCGACCTCGCCGTATCCATTCTGTTGGACACACGAGGAAAGCTCACGCCCACGCGCAAAGACGCGATGAGGGAGATCCGGTCCAGGACCATCGTGTCGTTACCCTCGGGTAG
- a CDS encoding glycosyltransferase family 4 protein has translation MKALLVASEFPPGPGGIGTHAWQLARHLPRWGWEVTVLAAQDYVSDAEAVAFGHGQPFRLVRLPRASHPAVTGWRRWRHVGRMLGETRPDVVLATGMKSVWIAAATAPKTLPWVAIGHATEFRVRGRVGSSLTRWAFQKASTVVCVSRFTRGLMRSAGIRPRAEEVIPNGADPGAFEPMPEAERQAFRERKGVTGARILLTVGNVTDRKGQEVVIRALPAIVRRHPEVVYVMVGMPTRRDAFLTVARELGVEGHVRFEGIADAADLRAWYQVCEVFVVTSRTTASGDSEGFGIVAVEAALSGRPSVVSEGSGLVEAILPGETGLTAPENDPPATASVILRLLDDAVLRERMGMRARERALNEQTWEQCVQRFDQVLKPLVESPLGVEPAPGAHPVAGIR, from the coding sequence ATGAAGGCGCTGCTGGTCGCTTCCGAGTTTCCTCCGGGTCCCGGTGGGATAGGCACGCATGCCTGGCAACTGGCGCGGCATCTGCCCCGATGGGGTTGGGAGGTCACGGTGCTGGCGGCCCAGGACTACGTCTCCGACGCGGAGGCCGTCGCATTCGGCCATGGTCAGCCCTTCCGCCTGGTGCGACTCCCGCGGGCCAGCCATCCGGCCGTGACCGGTTGGCGGCGGTGGCGCCACGTCGGCCGGATGCTCGGTGAGACGCGGCCGGATGTGGTTCTGGCGACCGGGATGAAGTCCGTCTGGATCGCGGCAGCGACTGCGCCGAAGACCCTGCCGTGGGTGGCCATCGGCCATGCCACTGAGTTTCGGGTGCGGGGGAGGGTGGGATCGAGCCTGACGCGTTGGGCGTTTCAGAAGGCGTCCACCGTGGTCTGTGTCAGCCGTTTCACGCGGGGGTTGATGCGATCGGCGGGCATACGACCGAGGGCCGAGGAGGTGATACCCAACGGTGCCGACCCCGGAGCGTTCGAGCCGATGCCGGAGGCGGAACGTCAGGCGTTTCGCGAGCGCAAGGGGGTAACAGGAGCGCGGATACTCCTGACGGTCGGCAACGTGACCGATCGCAAGGGGCAGGAGGTGGTGATTCGGGCCTTGCCGGCCATCGTGCGGCGCCACCCGGAGGTCGTGTATGTGATGGTCGGGATGCCCACCCGCCGCGACGCCTTCCTGACGGTGGCCCGCGAACTGGGCGTGGAGGGGCATGTGCGCTTCGAGGGCATCGCCGACGCCGCGGACCTTCGTGCCTGGTATCAGGTCTGCGAGGTCTTTGTGGTGACGAGTCGCACCACGGCGAGTGGGGACTCCGAGGGGTTCGGTATTGTCGCGGTCGAAGCGGCGCTCAGCGGCCGGCCCTCCGTGGTCTCGGAGGGGTCCGGGTTGGTGGAAGCCATTCTTCCCGGGGAAACGGGACTGACCGCGCCGGAAAATGATCCACCTGCGACCGCTTCGGTCATCCTGCGCCTGCTGGACGATGCGGTGCTGCGGGAGCGGATGGGGATGCGGGCGCGGGAACGGGCCCTGAACGAGCAGACGTGGGAGCAGTGTGTGCAGCGGTTCGATCAGGTGCTGAAGCCGCTGGTGGAGTCACCCCTCGGGGTTGAGCCCGCTCCCGGAGCCCACCCGGTTGCCGGGATTCGGTGA
- a CDS encoding glycosyltransferase has translation MSPLPEPTRLPGFGDDSAPEIMRLFIVSHTPHYRIGTGWAAWGATVREVDALATLFAEVVHLAPAYEEAAPASALPYQARNVRVEPVRPAGGRGWAAKACILLRYPGYAWAIRRGFRHADAVHVRCPANLSLLAACLLGFSRKPRRRWIKYAGNWRPDGAEPLSYRLQRAWLERGWHGGVVTVNGEWPGQPRHVRSFYNPCLTQAELDHARSVAARKVLTEPLRLLFVGRLEEAKGVGRCLEILRRFQATGGKAVLDLVGDGPNRGRYEATARDMGLGASVRFHGWLGRTDLDLCYERTHVALLPSLSEGWPKVLSEAMAFGVVPLAGRVGCIGPYLEQFGTGEAVEVRDLDGFVRRLSLLVAHPDGWEDQSRRAALAAGQFTYERHLERVREILELPSGVQSMEGHRHFSAGSGRGGPEAAGSRHRW, from the coding sequence TTGAGCCCGCTCCCGGAGCCCACCCGGTTGCCGGGATTCGGTGACGACTCAGCGCCGGAGATCATGCGCCTCTTCATCGTATCCCATACCCCGCATTACCGGATCGGGACCGGTTGGGCGGCCTGGGGAGCGACGGTACGGGAGGTCGACGCCTTGGCGACCCTGTTCGCGGAGGTGGTCCATCTCGCCCCGGCCTATGAAGAAGCGGCGCCGGCCAGTGCGCTCCCCTACCAGGCACGAAATGTCCGTGTCGAGCCGGTGCGGCCCGCCGGGGGAAGGGGATGGGCGGCCAAGGCTTGCATTCTGCTACGGTACCCGGGGTATGCATGGGCCATCCGCAGGGGATTTCGACATGCGGATGCGGTTCACGTCCGATGCCCGGCCAATCTGAGTCTATTGGCGGCCTGCCTGTTGGGATTTTCTCGGAAACCCAGGCGACGTTGGATCAAGTATGCCGGCAACTGGCGTCCCGACGGTGCGGAACCCCTCAGCTACCGACTCCAACGAGCCTGGCTTGAGCGCGGCTGGCATGGTGGCGTCGTGACCGTCAATGGAGAGTGGCCCGGCCAGCCCCGGCATGTCCGGTCCTTTTACAACCCTTGTCTCACTCAGGCCGAGCTTGACCACGCCCGGTCGGTCGCGGCCAGGAAGGTGCTGACGGAACCCCTCCGGCTGTTGTTTGTCGGCCGGTTGGAGGAGGCCAAGGGGGTGGGTCGTTGCCTGGAGATCCTCCGCCGGTTCCAAGCGACGGGTGGAAAAGCTGTTCTCGATTTGGTGGGCGATGGCCCCAATCGGGGTCGCTACGAGGCGACGGCGCGGGACATGGGGCTGGGGGCTTCCGTGCGCTTTCACGGTTGGCTGGGCCGAACGGATTTGGACCTTTGTTACGAACGGACCCATGTGGCACTGCTCCCGTCGCTAAGCGAGGGATGGCCCAAGGTGTTGAGTGAGGCCATGGCCTTCGGGGTGGTGCCGCTGGCTGGGCGGGTCGGTTGCATCGGTCCGTACCTGGAACAATTCGGGACGGGTGAAGCTGTGGAGGTGCGTGACTTGGACGGATTCGTCCGGAGGCTCAGTCTCCTGGTGGCGCATCCCGACGGATGGGAGGACCAGTCCCGGCGGGCGGCCCTCGCCGCCGGTCAATTCACCTATGAGCGCCATTTGGAGCGGGTGCGCGAGATTCTTGAGTTGCCGTCTGGTGTCCAGTCCATGGAAGGACACCGACACTTCAGCGCCGGGTCAGGCCGCGGGGGGCCTGAGGCGGCCGGAAGCCGGCATCGGTGGTGA